In Drosophila ananassae strain 14024-0371.13 chromosome 3R, ASM1763931v2, whole genome shotgun sequence, the DNA window TTCAGAGACAGCAGCAAACGGAGTGGAATTCCACGACCAGTGGATTCCAACGAGAGGAGCCGTCCCACGTCAGCCGCAGTTATAGACGCGGTGCGTGAGCAGGTTGAAAGGCGATCGACGTGTGACCGCCAGGAATTGACGCATCGGAACCTTCATGCGTTGATTCGATTGGATGCCACCTACCATTCCGGATTCTACCCGTGACGTTGTACGGGGAGAATACGCATGTCGACACCTATGCATTGCTGGATGAAGGATCGTCTGTCACGCACATCGACGACGAACTCATCCGCAACCTGAACCTGAAAGTCGAGAGTCGCCAACTGAACGTGCAATGGTTTGGTGGGAAATCTGCCAAAGAGCACACGAAAGTGGTCAACCTGCAGATCAGTGCAGCGGGCAAGCCAAAGCGCCATGAGCTGAAGAACGTGTACGGAGTAGCCAATTTGAACCTTCCGATGCAGAGCCTGCGTTGGGATGATGTACAGGCAGTGAAGGCGAATGCGCGCCTGCCTGTGAAGCCGTACAACAATGCGTCACCGAGGATCCTAATTGGACTGGATCATGCGCATCTTGGAATACCCCTCAAAACAAGAAGCTATGGATCTGGAGGACCATTTGCAGCAGCCACCGCACTTGCCCCGTGCCCCAGGATTATCTTCTGGAGAAGATGGTCAGCGATTATTTCGAGATCGAGAATTTCGGAGTAAAGCCGGCACAGCCAGTCGCAGCTGGCGGAGTGGAGCTGGCGCCGTCAGTCACACATGGCGGCGACGCACGGGCCATGAGAATCCTGGAGGAGACGACTAAGCGAGTAGGTCGACGATATGAAACCGGGCTGTTATGGAGAGACGACGAGGTGAGCCTGCCGGAGAGCTACAAGAGACTCGTcaacatcgaaaaaaaaatgaggcGCGACGTGGACTTCGCGCGGGCCTATAAGGGATTAATTGATGATTACGTCAAGAAGGGGTATGCACGACGACTGAAGCCCCAGGAAGTCCAGAGGTTCCAGGAAGGCAAGTTATGGTACCTGCCGCATTTCGGGGTGGAAATCCCGAACAAACCTGAAAAAAACCGGCTGGTCTTCGACGCGGCTGCCAAGGTGAACAGCGTGTCCCTCAATTCAGCGCTACTGAAAGGCCCACAGCGCTACAAGCCACTCCCAGCAGTGCTCTTCCATTTTCGGGAAGGAACAGTTGGGGTTTGTGCAGACATCAAGGAGATGTTTCATCAGGTACTGATGCAGCCACAGGATACAGGTTCCCAGAGGTTCCTGTGGAGAAACGGTGATGACCAGCGGGAGCCGGACGTATACGAGATGCAAGTGATGACGTTCGGAGCAGCTTGCTCACCATGTTCAGCGGACTATGTGAAGACCGTGAATGCCTCGCAGTACAGCAGCACGAACCCGCGAGCAGCCCTGGCCATCAAGGAATACCACTACGTGGACGACTACGTCGACAGTTTCACCAGTGAAGAAGAATATATCGCCGTTTCAACACGGGTGAGAGAAATTCATGCAGATGCAGGATTTCACTTTTGTCGATTTACTTCCAGTTCGGCAAGTGTGGTCAAAGCGTTGAACCCACTTGAATCCATCGCTAGCGTCAGACGGACCGAAGCTGAGGAGAAGGTACTAGAAATGTACTGGCAGCCGGCTACAGATGACTTCAAGTTTGGCATCAAATATCATCGAGTCCCGAGAATCGTGAACACAGGGGAACGCGTCCCTACCAAGAGGGAGTTCCTTCGCTTGGTCATGTCCACGTTTGACTCGATTGGATTCCTGAACTGCTACATGGTGACTGCCAAATTGTTAATGAGAGAGATTTGGCGGAAAGGAGTCAACTGGGACGAGCCGCTACCAGATGATTTGGCCGCAGCCTTTGAGGATTGGGGGTAAGAAATGAGCAAGATCGAAGAGTTCCGATGCCCACGCTACTACTTCGGCGGTGGACGCGTACGGATGCCACAGCTGCACATCTTCGTGGACTCCAGTCAGTCGGCGTTCGCGGCAGCGGCCTATTGGCGGGCCACTTACGAGAACGGAGACGTGCACGCGCATTTCATAAGCTCCAAAACGAAATGCGCTCCGATGAGGAAAGCTGAGGAAAGCTGGCCAAGGTCGAGCGAGGGATGGATCCCTCCGACGCCCGACGAAGAGGAAATGAAATGTGAGTTTGCCTTGGTCATGGTAAACTTCATATCCTTGCAGAGATTCTCGAACTACAATCGACTGTTGAGGAGCACCGCATGGGTGCTCAGATTTATTCGAAGGTGCCGTGGACTACGATACGATGGAGAGGATCACGGACTGACGTCGATGGAGTGCGCTGAAGCTGAGCGCACTAGTACGGCAATCGCAGCGAGAAGCGTTTGCTGAGAACAACCAAGGGAAAGTCGCCAAGGGCAGCCGATTGCATGGGCTGTCCCCATACTTCGACGAGGACGGAGTAATGCGAGCCAGCGGAAGGATTGACGACGCGACGTGTGTGCCATGCAGCGCACGTCGACCGATCTTACTGTGTCACGATGAGGCACTGGCGGAGATGATCGTGCAGCATCACCACGAGAGGATGTGCCACCAAAACACGGAGGCAACCATCGGAGCGATCCGGCAGAAGTTCTGGACTACGAATTTACGGAGGCTGCTACGCAGGGTGGTGAGCAAATGCAACGTTTGCAAGCTGCGAAGGGCACGACCAACTCATGGGACTAACTCATGGGATGGGTCCCCTACCAAAGGACCGGCTGGAGGCCAACGGATGGCCCTTTAAGCTTACCGGATTGGACTATTTTGGACCGCTATTTGTGACGGTTGGACGACGCATGGAGAAGAGGTGGGTGGTGCTCACGATGGGTGGCACGATCACAAGTGGGTGGCACTGTTTACATGTATAACCACAAGAGCTATCCACTTGGAGATGGCTCACGATTTGTCCACCGATTCCTGCATAATCGCTATGAGGAACTTTATGTGCCGACGTGGACCCGTCGTCAGGATTAGGAGCGACAATGGACAGAACTTTGTTGGAGCCGACCGCGAAGCCAGGAGGTTCAGCGAAGTGTTCGAGCCTACACAGATCCAGGGCGAGCTGTCGTCCAAAGGAGTCGAATAGATCTTCAATTTCCCGGCGAACCCAGCTGAGGGTGGCGCCTGGGAAAGGATGGTGCAGTGCGTGAAGAAGGTGCTGACGCACACGATGAAGGAACTTGCGCCCAAGGAGCACGTACTGGAGAACCTGCTGATTGAGGCGGAGAGCATAGTAAACTCTCGCCCGCTCACTCATCTACCAGTGACGGTGGACTAGGATGCTCCACTGACACCCAACGATTTGCTGAAGGGAGCACCCGATGTCCCAAATCTTCCCAAGGATGACGGACAGGAGTTCGTGAGATGCGCTACCAGAAAGCAGTGGCGCATAGCGAGGATGATGCGGGATCGATTCTGGAAGAGATGGGTGCATAAGTACCTGCCTACACTTGTGCGCATGGAGAGATGGTGCAAGCACGTCGAGACCAGGTGTTCTTCTGTGATCCTGCCATACCACGAAAGGAGTGAAAGGCGTCGTGGAAGAGGTGTTCACCGGGAGAGATGGAGTACCTCGTCGAGCGGCAGTGCGGACTAACGATCGAGCCAAGACGATAATGCGTCCCGCTTCGAAGTTAGCTGTCTTGGATGTGGTGAATGCGGCTGCTTCACGGGGGTGGGGatgtcgcggaacggattagggttatcgatagttagtcaAGCTTAAGACTTAGCGCCGCAGTATTATATGTATCGATAGTTTTGGTATTTAAGTTCTGGTTATTCGGTCCCACTAAATAGAGTAAACAGAGGAaaacaatttggcggaattagaccgatttgcgccatcacaACAAGAGGGAATagaaactgcggtaggttaaagACTAAGTAGTTGTAAAAGCTAAGTAATCAATGTAACTCttccaaaataaaacaactaTTGTCCAACACTAGAGTGTTTGTTTAAGGGCATTCCCCGTAatcggccaagcggcgacaCTTTTAGATTAATTTTtcctaattcttaattataattaattaattttaaaattgtatatataaataacagataattgttacttcaataaaataaaaataaaaaggtttgcctggttttttttttgagcttttaattcatgatttggcccaaaacgatggtggctgtaatttaagaaaaacagagttttatttatatgcattatatgctaagtgggggcatatgcatataaagctttctactcataaaattttgcattcttctcattaagacatgagacactgaaacacaaagcagaattacatcaaaagttgccatcaagcgtcgtggttcctaacacgggagggcctgggctcgagtccaagttgagtcaatgtttacgttttactttttaaagcccttttttatttggattttatttttaaataaataaattaaaatctgaaaagatatactccatattttttagggtattgaccaaatatatgcagactccaaaaagcaactgaacttattaaaaattttgcttGTCTGTTTATCTAATTCATCAATAAACTTACGTaaactattttgatatttattttatttaaatccatgatcatgagatgtgggggttttgatgagttgaattcGCTGATGAGTAACGTTCTTAATTTATTCAAGTCCTGGGTtgaattcctaagaagaattgtACGTGCAGGTCCAACGATGATGTTCaggatagctccttgaatgatttcattctgagtagacgatgttgttttgtattgggtaatcaagttatcaacactttttataaatagtgctaaatacattgtatcaccattaaatttatcaatttcttttagttgcatgaataaatgattcatattgctgtcagaaaggatgtgccttgctgcagctgatgtggatgcttgttcagattccattttaaagtaattctcATTCTCacagaaatcctcattcgtgatttcactaatgtttagaaatgtttatagattcgttttgcggatacaataaattcgcgttgtatttagttcgatacttaaaacacgcgaggataattatatcctaccgactgcgccaattatatgttttaattcccgatttaaaataaaaaaataaaaatataaagattaaattttatttttaaatatcaagaatgagttataaagatatcctattggattgatcgttgattataaactgattttacaaattcaattttcttataactatagcttttatcggtgagtTTTGtttggtcagagttttatgctgacatgtaagTTCCCatgatgggcacttgtttatgaatttggagaaaaaggggtttgatgtttacgtctactgtcgtcgataaaggcgtgtgaatggtttatgtctatgtttatgtctggatgccaatgaaaatgctatgggaaagggtttgtgtctagcctatttgaattattcccacagtaggctctggaatgttgtttatatatgatttgataggtatggcagggaatactggttttatggaggattcgttatctagggtatttgcagaaacattaagtgtatttgcagatacactacttacattcaataaataaataaaaaataaaaacaaataaccTGAATGTGCAACTTTTTTTGTCAACAAGTAATCTTTTCAGCAATACTACCAGCTATTTTCGTAATCTTACTAATTTTTTTCGATTCATGatttactttaattttatttatttaaattttttttatgtgaaaTAAAACGCTTTACGTCAACGGCTGTTTGATAAAATTTATACAATTTGACGGACGCAGATTGTTGAATTATTAAATAAGGTGTttgaaaagaaattttttttcttcgaaTAATATTACTGAATTAGAATACATTGACGTATTGGAAGACTGAACTTCTAAAGCGAACACAGCGTCCCAATAGATAAACTTTATTTTGGGAAGATTTGAGGACAAGTATGTGGTGGCTGCATACCTTCACATCAAGCACGTCTTCAACAGAGTTTTCGGGGCTGCTATAGAAACTGAAGACTCTTCTTCCACCTCAACTTTTTCGAGGCTTTTCACAGAGACCGTTCAAAGTGGTGGAAATCCGTGCGGCAGTCCCTCAGGGTAGCGCCCTGTCCACATTAATTTACACGTTATACAAGCAAGACGTGCCAGCGAGTCCAGATAGtcaaattgaataaaaacatCCTTAACAAATTGCACTGCCATTCTggtaaacaaattaaatgcattcTCAACGAATACGCTACAAGAGAATCGTCAAAGATTTGAACACCAAAAATTGGAACATTGGTATAAATACCAGCAAATGCGGCAATGTGACCTACGCCCTGCATCCTGTCCTGGGGTTTTTCTGCTAGATTAACACTGTCTCACAGTGCAGGCTAAATGTGAAGTTTGTTTACACTGTTGGTGAGCGAGCATCGATGTGAGCTTGCACTGCTGATTCAGACAAGCGCTGAAAATTCCCttgaataattattaaataaaagaagaaaacaagaagcaatttaaacaagaaataaaagttaattttGAGCGGAGTCGAAGGTGAAATACCCTCGCAATTAAGCAGcagattatattattattatacgtCGGATAAGTAAAGCCTTCTCTTCGCGGGATCTCGGGATTTGTTTGTTCGTTCCCCTGGTGGTGTTCCATGTCATGTTCTGGTtgatgcagcgagtcctcgttgcctttgttgctcatcTTTGGTCAATAAAGTTTGCAGTTAACACAACACACCAAGCTCAGTACGAAGcatagaagaaaaagaaagaaggaccagatctagcaacacaacgaagccacacacggccttagttcgcaaactGAGTCCTCATCATACCAGGACTGGTATATTCCAGCACGACCAATGGTCATaccttaaagtctaatgtctaacgagagactgaattacctcctctccgacatatatatatcggatcgtatatagttgtcggatccttatgagaatttcacaattgaatcaattttctaatataaatgttggaaacagccccaagcatctttaaaaatagcaaggttgtgccatttcctatcgtttagttatatggcaggtataggatagagtcggccgatcctcataAAGTTTGACAGATCGGATTAGATTTTCCAAAAAAGAATCCGTAGAAAGCGCTATCTTTCTAGATTCAAAAAGAACAATGTTAAGCCAATTCCGACCGTtcaattacacaggccgacaatttccaatttttttttctccatgcACAATTTCAAATGCTCAATAACCTTTATGCTCCCCTGAAGTCCAGAATaaacataggttccatcacccacagattccgcggtacacctaagaaaagaaattcatcaaattttATCATATAGTTAATTATGTAGGCTTTGTAATTGGGTTGACGATCATTGTTTGTAGTACATAtcatatttaaaatgtatgtgtaccaactataacaaaaaaattttctgaaaaaaaatgaaatctcagattttctaaattttttttttgtgatttatcttcaaacattttccattggaagatttttttgtcttattgaaatcagtagatcatactatgttatagttttggatttaagggaaaactcgaaataatttaatttaaaaactgaGAATTAAAGTATTTAAGTATTTAAAGTATTAGTAACTGTACAACTCTTGTCTTGCCACAAGGATAACCGTTTTTGGGGCAATTTCCAAAAAATCATTGCTAAATTCAAagtctttaattttttatttataaaatacgcATTGAAATAGTTAggtatttaaactttttcactTTTCTGAGCTGGCGCTGCATCAAGAATACATTTTCAATATCCCTGCGTACCATAGGAGTTTATGGTATAAATCTAAAAGCTTTGTTTCGCATAGTCTCTGATCTCGTAAAGTCTCGCGTTCAAAGATATTTGTGCCAATATGGTAAGCCAATATGGGACTCTGAATATAAATCCTATGACTCCTTTAATTTTCTATAACACGGAGCGGTAGGGGTcgtggaaaaattttaaataaagttgACCGGCCTGGGAATTATAGAAGTCTACAAGAATGATATctcttatatatattatccTATACCTCTATCGGTTATAGCCTCggagatccacgagttcacacAGACAGACAAACATGACACTGatgaatatataataaaatccgtagtttaatttattgataaaaaaatttaattagtaTTGACTTATAATGACAGTGACGTAATTATTGGCCTAAAATTAAAAGAGAGTACTTAAAATCATCAAAAGTACagttttttaaaagaattgaAATTACACAACTACTTATGACCTAGTTTTCCGGTAGTCATGAACGATGTTTAAGTGCAATCGTTGGTCCGCTGTCCGGGTATGTCTCGTAGTTCTTGATTAAGAGTCCTTAGCAATGGATGTTTTCCGCATCCACAGCGTCCATGAAAATCGTCCAAATCAACGGCCCACACCATTCCTCCACCCAATTTCATGTGTTTCACGTACTGTGCTTTGCGCCGAATGTCCATTACATCGTCGTAGGATACCCACTGGTTGCCACTGTAGGCATAGGGACCGATGCGACCAATGGGATCTTTAATCACATTCCATCCCCCATTGTTGATATTTTCACATATTTCGTAGTAGGCTAAGAATCCACCAGCACGTGTGTAGGTACCCGCTTTTCCGGGTCCGATAGTTTTGTCATTTAAcgacttttgtttttggtttgcCAGAGAAAAGGACTGACCGTAAAGCGGCATACCCATAACAATCTTTGATGCAGGTGCGCCATTATTTAACCAATAGTGGATGCTAAAATTACTGTTAAAATATGGGTTGGTGTCAGTATCCAAATAGTAAAGTGGTGCTACGTGACCCGTTTGCTTGTCCCAGTGCCCGTGGAAGTCATACGTCATAACAGCAATCCAATCAAAATACCGCGACAGCTGTGGTATATCGTAGCCTGTATCGATCACCAACTTACTTGGTGAAACTGCAGCAGAGAGAAGGAGGTTTTTGGCTTTAAAGGCAATCGATAGTTCCATAACTAAATTTGTGAAACCTTGCTTCTCCGCAGAGGAGCCTTTGGAACAGTCAACTTGCCAGCATACTGGGTACTCCCAATCCAGGTCTAATCCCTCGAAGCCGTATTTTTCAAGAAAGCTTAAGACGCTTGCAATAAATCGCTTCCGAGATGAAGGGTTTAGCACTAAACGTGCATACTTACTACCCAATGAATCATTCCAACCTCCAATGGCTACCGTCACCCGTATTCCTTTCTTTTTGTATTCTAAAACGCGTTCATAGAATCTATTGTCTATGTCCGCCCAGGAATCATGAGTTTTTACGGTCAATGTATTGCTGTCAAGGACTATAAAGCCATAGACAATGTGAGTGCACAGGTTGGAGTCGATGTCCTCCGGCAAAAATTTTCCCTGCCCGGGTCGATACCAGGCCCAATTAGTAAAATAGCAAACAACTTTATAAACTGATGCATCTGTTGTGGGCTTATTTTGAGGTTTGGGGTTTTTATTGGGAGGGTTCAGCGGCTTTGTAGGATCAGGTTTCACATTGTCATGAGGGGATGTGGAATGGTTCAAAATTGGCGCCTTGGTAGTTTGGTCCGAACGCACTGAGCAGTTTGAATTTGCAGGCCAGTCGCAGTGGTTTTCGTTCCAATGCAAACCCGAAGGGCAACTGTTAAtagaattaataaaattaaataaaatagattAATTGGCTTAAATAATTAGTAAAAAACAGAAAAGGTCGGTTATAACCTTCCGGACTATATGACACCCGGAACTCATACTTTACACAAACTTTATGTTACCAGAAGCAAATGTAAAATCTAAACTCATCTAAAAATAAACCGATTCGGCTGAATTTTGCTTTGTTGTCATAAATTAGGCATTGGAATAATTTGGCTTtaaaacatttcaaaaaacttttttgaGCTGGCGCTCCttcaagatttttttttaggcaTATCATCAAGATTTTTTTGACACAGGCTTGATCTTCTGGAGTATGAAGGAGTCTATGTGCCAAATCTGATAGGTTTATCTCATATAGGAATCCTATCCTATATCCTATGATCATATGAGATCCACGAGTTAAAATATTGAGCAAGCCAATGTGGGATacagaatataaaaatttctaTAACTTCTCTAAAAATTTAGCTAAATTGGTTGGATATAAATTATCTACGTAAAAAATAGTTTGGCATTAAACATTTTCTAACTAACGGTTTAAAAAtatgcttttttttatggcttttaaAGTTTCTGAAATTCACGTTTTTATACAGACAGAAATGTTATGATTCCCATATTGGCttgcattattttttaatgcgCGGATCTCAGAGACTATTTGAAATAGAGCTATCAGACTTGGAGCTATCAGAATAGAGAAatgtctataactcctctaaaaatcgGCAGATTCAGCTGAAATGTGCTGATTGTACTCAACAAGTAAcaggtataacaagaaaggaaggTTTCATGACTATAACACCCGAACTCTTCGCTCAATTCGGACGGAATTCCATCGTTTGTTTTGCGCactgtgtttttattttattcttttgtaAATTAAACATTGTCTActtgtatttatatttaaaacaattttgaaTTGATATTttacaagaaagaaaagccaaCTTCGGGTGAATCAGTAGTTGATATGCAGTCgcagttaagtagcagcttatatattattatatatatatcggatcgtatattgttgcccgatccttatgataaTGTCACCATCGAATCAGTTTTCTAATCAGAATGTAGCAGACAGCCCcaagcatttttaaaaataccttttcgatcgttcagttatatggcagctatgggatatagtcggccgatccttatgaaatttggaaatCAAATTAGGTTGTTCAAAATTGAATCCGAAGAATGTCCCATCCATCTAGGTTAAAGAACAACAAAGTTGTACCAATTCCGatatttcagttatatgaTAGGATACAGTCGGCAGATCTtcatgaaattttgtagataagatatcttggtcaaaagtgtgcaacgcagtgatcCTGTttaataatatacatatatactttatagggtcggagatgtcttctttactgcgttgcacgcTTTTGACTAAAATTCTAATACCCTTTTCAAGGGTATGAACCTCCCCTTAAGCAGAATTTAATATTAGACTCCATTAACCAGTTAAGGGGCCGTCCATATATTACGTAATCACGTAATTTTCTGCGATTTTTTAACCCCTCCCCCCCTGGTAATCAAAAGTAATCATTTTATGAACACCCTCCCCCCTAACAATGATTACGTaatcacaaaaaaagaaaaatataaaataaaaaaaaatattttacaaaatttttataaaatcattACGTAATTATTGTCCAAAATCCCTCCCTCCTCATGTAATCAAACATAATCATTTCCTTGACCCCTCCCCTCCCCATAAATGATTACGTAATATATGGACAGcccctaacttaaaaaaactctttttgttttaaattgcTTATTAACTATTGATCTTAGACTTAAAGTTTCTAAGAAGGACTTTAAGAAGTCTTTTATTGCTATAATAATCGCGATTTTTAAACGTAAAATATGTTTCAATAtagctaaaaataataatttgcatatttaatgttttcttaaatattagACATAGAAACTAAATTactaaattataaattacttTCAGAAAGTAATTTATTGTTGGATCTGCAAAGGGTTAATCCcgtttattcgccaggccccatGAGAACCATAGAGTACCGAgctgtgtgctaaaatactgcGCCAGGGCTCTGTGTACTTATtcgcagacgatgttaagctttacGTGCAACACAAATCCTTCTCTGCCCAATGcagatttaaaaaattttcaaaaatcttttagcaaatgatttaaaagtaattaattttaaagttaTGACTTTCTATCGTTCTAAACCACTGCTGGCTAGGAATTTGTCTATGGGATGGCCTTAGAAAGAGTaaggttaatgatcttggtgtcctaTTAGACTTTACACTTTGattttccgaccatatctTCTCAATGGCTAATGAAGCTAATGAAGCTAAGTGTTCTTGGCTTTATTGAATGGTGGTAAAAAGAATTTAAGGACCCTTATATTATGTTGGGTCAATCAGCTACAAACAAAAcggcttaaaatatttataatatatttagcAGCAGCGGCTTATTATAATCATCTATTGTTGTCTATCTCTCTCCGTTTTGCATGCTCTTGGatgttatttgtagcgcatgcgcctTTGGGAGCTTTTGATAAAACTTCTGTCCCAAAGCTTATCTGATGCACACTGTTTTACGAAAGCAATTGTAGTACGAAATATGTCGACCATCCTCCTAAGGTTCCTCTTAGGGTTTTATGTTGGAATTATAATGCTCTCTATCGCGTCCTATCGATTTCGGGTTcgataaatataaaaacatatattctAAATTTATTACGAGAGCACAAAGTATCTTCCTCGTTATGTTTTCAATCATTATATCACTTTTTGAAGTAATTTAGATCCACCGACTTGAATCGACCACGCATCTGTATTCAATTATTAGTACCCAATATTCTGATGAACTCTTTTACTTCTTATAATTTTTCCCCATACTAATTGTTTCATTTACTAAATTTTGTAACTTTGAAGTTTATGAAATACCCTAATCCCCAAATATGTATATgttatatgttttttgtttgttcccATGCCAAGTTATCATTTAAAACTTTACTTACCGTTGTTCTACGAGCTCCCCATGATGGCATATGTAATACTTATTACAGTCTTGATTATGGATaaaatagttatttttttcacaGTCGATGTTGTGGTTTGGTTGCACGATATTTGATAAATCAGCAACATTAACTTGGAAAGCTGCATTATTACTTGGAACTGTGCTTGATGAGGGCCTTTTTGATGGGTTGTGTCCAGCAACTACGGAATTGATTTTCTGATTATTTTATAGTCTTTTTCTTtacatgaaaaaaaaaatacaggaAACGGACGcattaagggggcaggatggtttaaTTTCTGAGAGtataaatatattcaatttttttaacacgataaatggctatatttggagagtacctaggaatttttatttttaagaaatagtCATTATATATCCCAGGACGGGCAGTCGcccggagtcgcttcaaaaaattattattatattaattattacgcggtgcgtaaagtctggccttacagagttatcggaaataaaaaaattgaattgatttacttaaaatattagttttttgtgctgatgaacgaaaccattttaaaaaatatgcgattttgaatttttgcgcgattgtaaagtcggaggtactatttttacacaaaaacaagaaaggaaagctaacttcgggcggagccgaagttcatatacccttgcagttgagtcgcaggcCGCTAGGTgacgccacgcatcttatattattagatatatagcggatcgtatatagtcggccgatccttataaaatttggcatatctAATTAGTTttcccaaagagtaatctgtaccaagtcccaaccctctaacttaaaaaacaccaaagttatggcatttccgatcaatcagttatatggcagctataggatatagtcgaccgatcccggtcgttccgacttatatactacctgc includes these proteins:
- the LOC123257370 gene encoding uncharacterized protein LOC123257370 — protein: MSDNLQTELGVMLSLQLTAQLSASLSPQLSENLASTLGSHCANGQPVPRTHTPTKTVGYSPPGLGYVHPPGEPTHSLEVSAPSPVSYEVATARIPGWTPRRLPDLPDFESQPEEWPIFLCAFTETTAAYQCSQLENNQRLVKALKGDPRETPIQEATIARIVPFATKVSNLAAFLQSTTIGSQHLGNPTLMEELIAKLPLSKRLDWAKHAVTIQPYSTVVHLSEWLHEFARLVCTITDVGAKEQPKRRILHANSVREEERYADRPRFCPICEGQHQIRDCKEFNGVSTTTRMESARKLRLCFSCLDPGNMSRFCRKSRGCNVYGCQIRHHYLLHESPGHPRRPYVAEEQSGPTAIQRQQQTEWNSTTSGFQREEPSHNTHVDTYALLDEGSSVTHIDDELIRNLNLKVESRQLNVQWFGGKSAKEHTKVVNLQISAAGKPKRHELKNVYGVANLNLPMQSLRWDDVQAVKANARLPVKPYNNASHRTCPVPQDYLLEKMVSDYFEIENFGVKPAQPVAAGGVELAPSVTHGGDARAMRILEETTKRVGRRYETGLLWRDDEVSLPESYKRLVNIEKKMRRDVDFARAYKGLIDDYVKKGYARRLKPQEVQRFQEGKLWYLPHFGVEIPNKPEKNRLVFDAAAKVNSVSLNSALLKGPQRYKPLPAVLFHFREGTVGVCADIKEMFHQVLMQPQDTGSQRFLWRNGDDQREPDVYEMQVMTFGAACSPCSADYVKTVNASQYSSTNPRAALAIKEYHYVDDYVDSFTSEEEYIAVSTRVREIHADAGFHFCRFTSSSASVVKALNPLESIASVRRTEAEEKVLEMYWQPATDDFKFGIKYHRVPRIVNTGERVPTKREFLRLVMSTFDSIGFLNCYMVTAKLLMREIWRKGVNWDEPLPDDLAAAFEDWG